The proteins below are encoded in one region of Tessaracoccus aquimaris:
- a CDS encoding WXG100 family type VII secretion target — translation MAEKSVDRAAMQKATQQIETKHQQIHQLQTRLQGQMTDLASRWHGNASTAFQQGYQQFDTEFEKVKQGLDKIHTSLVETLREYGSREEENQATANQIAGLIG, via the coding sequence ATGGCGGAGAAGTCCGTTGACCGCGCTGCAATGCAGAAGGCCACGCAGCAGATCGAGACCAAGCACCAGCAGATCCACCAGCTGCAGACTCGCCTCCAGGGCCAGATGACCGACCTCGCGTCGCGCTGGCACGGCAACGCATCGACCGCGTTCCAGCAGGGCTACCAGCAGTTCGACACCGAGTTCGAGAAGGTGAAGCAGGGCCTGGACAAGATCCACACGTCCCTGGTCGAGACGCTCCGCGAGTACGGCTCGCGTGAGGAAGAGAACCAGGCCACCGCTAACCAGATCGCCGGCCTCATCGGCTGA
- a CDS encoding type VII secretion protein EccB has translation MATRKDLLKAQSFTSRRMIAAFVDRDPDDPTPPLRRVGTATFVSVLLGVVLLAGTTLLGLLGGGTANDSWKNEQDVILSDPQSGALFVYTEDKLYPMADVASARLLAAGADPKGQPRVIEVKTEALRGQVQQGTMGIPGSPRQLPSSKDLANYPIRLCSVPLNGHDQPYLTLEFGSSTPARDDIAVVARHSNGTDYLVYGGQTHQLYARPGQQSSLIGNLPVITPGDGWIASLPGGVPINPRPVEGYGSAGSENMSVGKMAYVDDGDRDRYYIQLTGGLSRISYLEMKAIQQEYGDTAEPTKLDDVQVTRRLNADIPTFTQDGIPLDQPTPPASFSSEKVQVCATFQKDAPGRIALDIGGETNDIPSNAPAPLGRYIDRVMLPALSGALLSNADADEAPGSATLLLDGKAYFIPTMKDRTALGYGDVTPMPVPGGLVNLLPPGLSEGSKLSRDMIVPIR, from the coding sequence ATGGCGACCCGCAAGGACCTCCTGAAGGCGCAGTCCTTCACGTCGAGGCGGATGATCGCCGCCTTCGTCGACCGTGACCCGGACGACCCGACTCCCCCGCTGCGCCGCGTCGGCACCGCGACCTTCGTCTCTGTGCTGCTCGGTGTGGTGCTTCTTGCGGGCACGACCCTGCTTGGCCTGTTGGGCGGCGGCACCGCGAACGACTCCTGGAAGAACGAGCAGGACGTCATCTTGTCCGACCCGCAGTCGGGCGCGCTGTTCGTCTACACCGAGGACAAGCTGTACCCGATGGCCGACGTCGCGTCGGCGCGGCTGCTCGCTGCCGGGGCCGACCCGAAGGGGCAGCCGCGGGTCATCGAGGTCAAGACCGAGGCGCTGCGCGGGCAGGTTCAGCAGGGCACCATGGGCATCCCAGGGTCGCCGCGGCAGTTGCCGTCGTCGAAGGACCTCGCCAACTACCCCATCCGGCTGTGCTCGGTGCCCCTCAACGGGCACGACCAGCCGTACCTGACGCTCGAGTTTGGCTCATCGACGCCCGCGCGCGACGACATCGCCGTCGTCGCCCGGCACTCCAACGGCACCGACTACCTCGTCTACGGCGGCCAGACGCACCAGTTGTACGCGAGGCCAGGCCAGCAGTCGAGCCTGATCGGCAATCTTCCGGTAATCACCCCTGGCGATGGGTGGATCGCCTCGCTGCCGGGCGGCGTCCCCATCAACCCCCGCCCCGTCGAGGGCTACGGGTCGGCGGGAAGCGAGAACATGTCGGTCGGCAAGATGGCCTACGTCGACGACGGGGACCGCGACCGCTACTACATCCAACTCACCGGCGGCCTGTCGCGCATCTCGTACCTGGAGATGAAGGCGATTCAGCAGGAGTACGGCGACACAGCCGAGCCCACCAAGCTCGACGACGTGCAGGTGACCAGGCGACTGAACGCCGACATCCCCACGTTCACCCAGGACGGCATCCCGCTCGACCAGCCGACGCCGCCCGCGTCGTTCTCGTCGGAGAAGGTCCAGGTGTGCGCCACGTTCCAGAAGGACGCGCCGGGTCGGATCGCGCTCGACATCGGCGGCGAGACCAACGACATCCCCTCCAACGCGCCCGCCCCCCTCGGCCGCTACATCGACCGGGTGATGCTGCCCGCCCTGAGCGGGGCGCTGCTGAGCAACGCAGACGCGGACGAGGCACCCGGCTCTGCGACGCTGCTGCTCGACGGTAAGGCGTACTTCATCCCGACCATGAAGGATCGCACCGCGCTCGGCTACGGCGACGTGACCCCGATGCCCGTCCCCGGGGGGCTCGTGAACCTGTTGCCTCCGGGTCTCTCGGAGGGAAGCAAGCTCTCCCGCGACATGATCGTGCCGATCAGGTAA
- a CDS encoding WXG100 family type VII secretion target — protein MSDSTQYSVAGLQEGIGNLSAAHKELTSLLEDLKGELSTSLGAWEDNARNAYVEVQRSWDASAAKQQDIVQRMPVLLGNIADGYNSTESRNAGIWA, from the coding sequence ATGAGCGATTCCACGCAGTATTCCGTTGCCGGCCTTCAGGAAGGCATCGGCAACCTGTCGGCTGCCCACAAGGAGCTGACCAGCCTTCTCGAGGACCTGAAGGGCGAGCTTTCGACCTCGCTCGGCGCCTGGGAAGACAACGCCCGTAACGCCTACGTCGAGGTTCAGCGTTCCTGGGACGCGTCGGCCGCCAAGCAGCAGGACATCGTGCAGCGCATGCCGGTGCTCCTCGGCAACATCGCCGACGGCTACAACTCGACCGAGTCCCGCAACGCGGGCATCTGGGCCTGA
- the eccE gene encoding type VII secretion protein EccE, which translates to MLRKTPPPRSTLQRRTRSTRYIGMVVAWQVVLVVIVPLVLLRQPWSIGVAAALLLVAILLTVPVNGRTLGATLRIRRRFRARARHRVQRPDVAPGLVPLAQWVPKLELTQIKDAHDGEIGVVADGDSWCGLLEVTSDNSLFTDRGAKLDLAILGSLTRQDDVVFAGIQVVTYTVPGPAAAMLPATSPAIQAYREVAGNATPPAIRRTWIALRLDPRLCLEAVDRRGSGQVGVFATLRFGLHRAQATLKRHGMPTEPLDPIGIADVLALTTGAADVYDGERSSEGWEQWTCDSLTHRTRGLHGFGEAPSALYQGLLDVATQTPAMFCVTSLTVAPGEPPRGAMRLVSPNPEQAVTADEFVLAAVPRDLRIGPLGGNQVPGLLATIPLGRQIDQ; encoded by the coding sequence ATGCTGCGCAAGACCCCGCCCCCACGTTCGACGCTGCAACGGCGGACGAGGTCGACCCGATACATCGGGATGGTCGTCGCATGGCAGGTCGTCCTCGTGGTGATCGTCCCCCTCGTGCTGCTGCGGCAGCCGTGGTCGATCGGGGTCGCTGCGGCCCTGCTGCTTGTCGCCATCCTGCTCACGGTCCCGGTCAACGGCCGCACCCTCGGCGCGACCCTGCGGATCCGCCGCCGCTTCCGGGCGCGGGCCAGGCACCGCGTGCAGCGGCCCGACGTGGCTCCCGGCCTCGTGCCGCTCGCCCAGTGGGTGCCGAAGCTCGAACTGACGCAGATCAAGGACGCCCACGACGGCGAGATCGGCGTCGTCGCCGACGGCGACTCGTGGTGCGGGCTGCTCGAGGTCACCAGCGACAACTCCCTGTTCACCGACCGTGGCGCCAAGCTCGACCTCGCGATCCTCGGCTCCCTGACCCGCCAGGACGACGTCGTCTTCGCGGGCATCCAGGTCGTCACGTACACCGTCCCCGGCCCCGCCGCGGCGATGCTGCCAGCGACCTCGCCCGCCATCCAGGCCTACCGCGAGGTAGCGGGCAACGCCACCCCGCCCGCCATCCGGCGCACCTGGATCGCGCTGCGCCTCGACCCGAGGCTGTGCCTGGAGGCGGTCGACCGCCGCGGCTCCGGCCAGGTCGGCGTGTTCGCGACGCTGCGCTTCGGCCTGCACCGCGCCCAAGCCACCCTCAAGCGGCACGGCATGCCGACCGAACCGCTCGACCCGATCGGCATCGCCGACGTGCTGGCCCTCACCACCGGCGCCGCCGACGTCTACGACGGAGAACGCAGCAGCGAGGGCTGGGAGCAGTGGACCTGCGACTCCCTGACCCACCGCACGCGCGGCCTGCACGGCTTCGGCGAGGCCCCCAGCGCCCTCTACCAGGGGCTGCTGGACGTCGCGACTCAGACCCCCGCCATGTTCTGCGTCACGTCGCTGACGGTCGCGCCTGGTGAGCCGCCCAGGGGTGCGATGCGACTCGTCAGCCCCAACCCCGAGCAGGCCGTGACGGCGGACGAGTTCGTGCTCGCCGCCGTTCCGCGCGACCTGCGGATCGGCCCGCTCGGCGGAAACCAGGTGCCTGGACTGCTGGCGACCATCCCGCTCGGAAGGCAGATCGACCAGTGA